The stretch of DNA TTTCTTCTTCGTTGGTGACTTGATACTGGTGTGTTCCTTCGTCCACATGATCCTCATTGAGGTCCGACCTCTTCAAAGTAGAGGCGAAGTACCGCTTGTCAATTTCATCATCATCCAAGATGTTGCCGTAAGAGTTCTTGTGCTTCAGTAGAGATGAGTAGTGGCGCTTCCCAAAGGGTAGGTTTTCGTCCCTGTTTCTCAGGAGCGCAGCCAGGTACCTCTTTTCTGTGCCGAATCTATCTTGCCAGTTGTTGAAACTTCGCTCCCTGAACAGGGAGGAAAGGTGTCGCTTGTCAACGTTTGTTGCGTCTGTCGCGTCAGAGGATGCTGAACTTGCGTCAGATTTTTTGCTGTAGAGGGAACCTAGGTGTCCTTTGTCATCGTTGTGTTCAGAAGTATCAGATTTCTTTGACATTAAGGAGGCTATGTGTCTCTTATCTTCATTCAATTCACCGTCACCAGACTTTTTAGTGTACAAAGAACCTATGTGGCGTTTATCTTCTGTTGTTTGAAGTTGATCATTTGATTTTTTTGAAAACAGAGACCCTATATGGCGTTTGTCTTCGCTTGTTTGAGCCTGTTCATCAGCCTTTTTGGAGCGCAGTGAGCCAATGTGGCGCTTATCTTCATTAGGATTAGCAGTATCTGATTTTTTGGACATCAGCGAAGCGATATGTCTCTTATCTTCTGAAGGGTCAGTTGATTCGTCAAACTTTTTGGATCGTAGGGAACCCAAATGTCTCTTATCTTCTGAAATGTTGGATGATTCATCAAACTTTTTGGATCGTAGGGAACCCAAATGTCTCTTATCTTCTGAAATGTTGGATGATTCATCAAACTTTTTGGATCGGAGAGAACCCAAATGTCTCTTATCTTCCGAAAGGTCGGACGATTCGTCAAACTTTTTGGATCGGAGGGAACCCAAATGTCGCTTCTCCTCTGAAAGGTCGGATGATTCGTCGAACTTTTTGGATCTAAGGGAACCCAAATGTCTCTTGTCTTCTGAAAGGTCTGATGATTCGTCAAACTTTTTGGATCGTAGGGAACCCAAATGTCTCTTTTCTTCTGATAGATCAGATGATTCATCAAACTTTTTGGATCGGAGGGAACCTAAATGTCGTTTCTCCTCTGAGAGGTCTGATGATTCGTCAAACTTTTTTGATCTTAGAGAACCCAGATGTCTCTTATCTTCTGAAATGTCTGAGGATTCGTCAAACTTTTTAGATCTGAGGGAACCCAAATGTCTTTTGTCTTCTGAAAGGTCGGATGATTCGTCAAACTTTTTGGATCGGAGGGAACCCAAATGCCTCTTATCTTCTGAAATGTCTGAGGATTCGTCAAACTTTTTAGATCTAAGGGAACCCAAATGTCTCTTATCTTCTGAAAGGTCTGATGATTCGTCGAACTTTTTGGATCTAAGGGAACCCAAATGTCTCTTGTCCTCTTCCAAATATTCAGACGATTCATCAAATTTTTTCGACCTCAGGGATCCCAAGTGCCTCTTGTATTCTTCCAAATCATTTGGAGAGTCATAAAATTTTTTAGATCGAAGGGACCCCAAATGTCTCTTCTCTTCCTCTAAAAGATCGGATGACTCATCAAATTTTTTAGACCTGAGTGATCCCAGATATCTTTTGTCTTCCTGCAGATCATCATAAGATTCGTCAAATTTTTTCCCCCTTAAGGACCCTATGTGTCTTTTGTCTTCCTGCAGATCCTCATAAGATTCGTCGAACTTTTTCCCCCTTAAGGACCCTATGTGTCTTTTTTCCTCCTCAAAGGCATCAGGAAATTCGTCAAATTTCTTGGAAAGAAGAGAAGCGTAATGTCGCTTGTCTTCAACAAGAGCATCTGGCTCATCATATTTCTTCGACAAGAGGGAAGCAAAGTGTCTTTTTTCTTCCACTGAGAAATCTCCATCATCTAGTCTCTTGTACAAAAGAGAAGAAATATGGCGTTTGTCTTCAGTCAGTGATTCTGAATCGGCAGGTCTTTTGGAATAAAGGGACCCGATATGGCGTTTGTCTTCAGTCAGTGATTCTAAATCGTCAGGTCTTTTGGAATAAAGGGACCCGATATGGCGTTTGTCTTCAGTTAGTGACTCTAAATCGTCAGGTCTTTTGGAAAAAAGGGACCCGATATGGCGTTTGTCTTCAGTCAGTGATTCTAAATCGTCAGGTCTTTTGGAATAAAGGGACCCGATATGGCGTTTGTCTTCAGTCAGTGATTCTAAATCGTCAGGTCTTTTGGAAAAAAGGGACCCGATATGGCGTTTGTCTTCATCCAGGGAATCACGATCAAACCCTTCGTCAAGGAGAGGCGAAATTTGACTATTTTCTTCGTTTAACTCGTCACCATCATATCTTTTAGACAAGAGTGATGCAAAATGTCTTTTGTCTTCACTTAAATCATCTGAGTCATCATATCTTTTAGACAGGAGGGATGCAAAATGTCTTTTGTCTTCACTTATATCATCTGAGTCATCATATCTCTTAGAGAGGAGTGATGCAAAATGTCTTTTGTCTTCAGTGAAGTCTTCTGAATCTTCATATCTTTTAGACAGTAAAGAGGCAAAATGTCTTTTTTCTTCGCTTAGATCGTCCACATTACCGTATTGATCTGAGAGCAATGAAGCAAAATATCTTTTTTCCTCATTAGAGTCATCAGTCTCGCCATATCGTTTGGATAAAAGGGATGCAAAATGTCTTTTATCTTCACTTAAGTCATCTGAGTCATCATATCTTTTAGACAAGAGTGAAGCAAAATGTCTTTTTTCTTCATTCATGTCATCTGATTCATCATATCTTTTAGACAAGAGTGAAGCAAAATGTCTTTTTTCTTCACTCAAGTCATCTGACTCATCATATCTTTTAGACAAGAGTGAAGCAAAATGTCTCTTTTCTTCATTCATGTCATCTGATTCGTCATATCTTTTAGACAAGAGTGAAGCAAAATGTCTTTTTTCTTCACTTAAGTCAGCTGAGTCGTCATATTTTTTAGATAAAAGTGATGCAAAATGTCTCTTGTCTTCGCTCAGGTCAGCTGAGTCATCAGAACGTCTTGGCTTAAAGAGAGATGCCAAGTAGCGTTTATCCTCATTGATAGAGTCATCGGATCGCTTAGGTTTGAAGAGAGAGGATAGATGTCTCTTGTCTTCTGACATTACATCAGCAGAATCATCAGATCGTCTTGGTTTGTAAAGAGATGCCAGATATCTTTTATCCTCATTCGTGTATTCAGCTGACGAGTCATCGGATCTTCTTGGTTTGAAAAGTGATGCAAGATATCTTTTATCTTCTTGAATATCATCGTCTGAACCATCAGATCTTTTAGGTTTAAGAAGAGATGCCAAGTACCTCTTATCTTCGCTGAAGCTGTCTAGGGAGTCTCGTTCCTGCCGGTTTTTGAAAAGGGATGAAAGGTGCCTTTTGCCTTCATAAAAGCTGTCATATGTGTCAGGATCTTTTTGTTTTAGTAAAGATGCCAAATATCTTTTATTGGCCGAAAAGCTGTTTGGGTTATTATTGAAACGGCTGCTCTTGAGTAGCGATGCGTAGTATCTCTTATCGTCAGTGTGGAATCCATTTGAATAACTCAAGTCGCTACTTTTAAAAAGAGATCCTAGATGGCGTTTATCAATTACAGGCTCACTAATTTCTGGAGAAGGCAAAGACTTTATTAATGAAGAGTAGTGACGTTTGTCTTCATAAATAGGTTCTTCTCTATTTTTTAAAATGGAACCGTAGTATCTCTTATTTAGTCCCTGATTGTTAATAGGGCTGACATACTGAGGACTCTTTAATAGAGCAGCAAAGAAACGTTTGTCATGAATGAAAGGAACATTGTTACTCTTTAGCAGTGAAGAAAAGTGTCTCTTGTCCTGCTCTGAGTGTACTTCCCCAAAATTTGGGACCGTGTCAGACTTCAAGATGGACCCATAAAATCGCTTTTCATCCCTTTTATCGTCTGAATCACTGAATGAGTTGAGGGTCGAGGCAAAGTATCGCTTACCACCCCTGTTTCCGATGAAGGATGGAGGTTGGCTCTTCATAAGGGCACCTAGATATCGCTTTTGCATACTACTAAATTGAGGAAGTTCACTGTTCCTGGCAAGACTGGCAAGATGTCTCTTTTCGATGCCATCTACATCATCTGTTAGGTTCTGACTAGAAGCTCTGGCAAAATAGGCAACATTTCTCTTATTGTAGATGGATTTTAGATATCCGGAACGTGCTAATGAAGCAATAGACCTTTTCTCATCATCCATATAATTTTCGCTTTCCATTTGGTCGTTGTCAATACTACGTTTGTCTTCCTTTTTTGTCTGGTTGGCGACAGAGTTCTCTGAGCTGGCAGAACTTTGCAGAGATGGGTCAGCGTCACTTCTTTTCGCAGCCTGGGCACCTTCACTGGGCATTCTGGCCTGGGTTAGAGAGTTTTTGCGATTTTTCAATACTCTCTGGTTGGCTGTCTTCCTGAGCATCATCATGTACTTGTCATCCAGGGGAAGAGTCCCAACTGAAAACCCCCAGCTTCCTCTCGTAGCTCCAGTCTCCATCAATCTGCGTTCTCGAGCGTCTATGACGTCATTGCTCGCGTCTTTACTGAGATCCGTATTTGAGCCATTGATTGTCTTGTTGTCCAGCGGTGAAGTTGTCGTCCCAGCAACTACTCCCtggaaagaaaaatattagatttttaatatgattatttgAAGGGATCATTGATGTTTTTTaagaaggaaaatatattattacaaCACAATGAAGTAACATTACACAGGGAGATGCATCAGAAATTTGACTCAAGTTAATTATGAagattcaacgttttttttttttttttacaccacatAAAGTAGTGTGAAGCTTCATTTTTCCAATGATGGTTATAATATAATGCGAGTCTTTATATatccactagtgtacgcgacccgtcaaaaatgacggctaaatattaagagatacacacacatgcaagtacaaccccctctcaccagggtctgACTACTCCTCCTCCCCGTAGGATGGGGGCAGCTGAGCgtcaccagaaatatatatatatatatatatatatatatgtattaaataagccatatacattaatacattaaagtctggtttctcttaataacctcggaatcatagccccagccgaaatcacccaaaggctatagtatctgaatatagtctttgagtgatttcgcctgggggctctgaacccgaggtcgttaagagaatccagactttaatgtattgatacatatggcttatttgaaatatgaaaaatacgtttaaatgtgcaaaaattcatcatatatatatgtatatatatatatatatatatatatatatatcctgacacctaatctttattatatattggaGATAACAAATAGTTGTTGATTTTAGGATCAGTCTTGTATAATTGTCCTACCAAGTTAGCCTATCTTAACAAAAAAGATATGTATATCTAGTTATGCTAACATGTGCTGAACTGTTGTGTCCATTCTGGAATAATGGGTGTAAGCTCTTCTCCAGGCCTATCTTATGTATGACCCTTTTCACTCAGTCTTTCCAAAGACATCTTGGTCTTCTTATCTTCATTCCACATGACTGAACTAACTCAAAACATCCTGATCCACCTTTTAACCTACGCTAACTGTTTCCTACCTTTTGTATCCTTTCAGGGCTTGTGATGCTCCACATATTGTGCTAACAATGCATCTCATTAGcttcaagtttctttttttttctttaattcaacaTCCATATGTTACATCTATAAAGAAAGATTGACATTCCTCCTGCATTCCAACCTTGACTTCCACAGACTCTAcgagttcgttctctctctctctctctctctctctctctctctctcactatatatgtatatatatacatatataagatatgcttgtatatatatatatatatatatatataaatacaaacacatatgcttttatatatatacatatatatatatgtgtgtgtgtatacatatatacgtatatatgtatatatatacacacactcatatatatatatacatacatacatacatacatgtctgtatatatatcgtGTCATGACCCAACCATTACGATACTCGTTACCCTTTGATAATATTTCTTGCCATATTATTAAACCATTTTAATGGATGCTCAAA from Palaemon carinicauda isolate YSFRI2023 chromosome 44, ASM3689809v2, whole genome shotgun sequence encodes:
- the LOC137634502 gene encoding LOW QUALITY PROTEIN: trichohyalin-like (The sequence of the model RefSeq protein was modified relative to this genomic sequence to represent the inferred CDS: deleted 1 base in 1 codon), translating into MRRDGMWSLGLTLSVLVLFLLPLLSSQGVVAGTTTSPLDNKTINGSNTDLSKDASNDVIDARERRLMETGATRGSWGFSVGTLPLDDKYMMMLRKTANQRVLKNRKNSLTQARMPSEGAQAAKRSDADPSLQSSASSENSVANQTKKEDKRSIDNDQMESENYMDDEKRSIASLARSGYLKSIYNKRNVAYFARASSQNLTDDVDGIEKRHLASLARNSELPQFSSMQKRYLGALMKSQPPSFIGNRGGKRYFASTLNSFSDSDDKRDEKRFYGSILKSDTVPNFGEVHSEQDKRHFSSLLKSNNVPFIHDKRFFAALLKSPQYVSPINNQGLNKRYYGSILKNREEPIYEDKRHYSSLIKSLPSPEISEPVIDKRHLGSLFKSSDLSYSNGFHTDDKRYYASLLKSSRFNNNPNSFSANKRYLASLLKQKDPDTYDSFYEGKRHLSSLFKNRQERDSLDSFSEDKRYLASLLKPKRSDGSDDDIQEDKRYLASLFKPRRSDDSSAEYTNEDKRYLASLYKPRRSDDSADVMSEDKRHLSSLFKPKRSDDSINEDKRYLASLFKPRRSDDSADLSEDKRHFASLLSKKYDDSADLSEEKRHFASLLSKRYDESDDMNEEKRHFASLLSKRYDESDDLSEEKRHFASLLSKRYDESDDMNEEKRHFASLLSKRYDDSDDLSEDKRHFASLLSKRYGETDDSNEEKRYFASLLSDQYGNVDDLSEEKRHFASLLSKRYEDSEDFTEDKRHFASLLSKRYDDSDDISEDKRHFASLLSKRYDDSDDLSEDKRHFASLLSKRYDGDELNEENSQISPLLDEGFDRDSLDEDKRHIGSLFSKRPDDLESLTEDKRHIGSLYSKRPDDLESLTEDKRHIGSLFSKRPDDLESLTEDKRHIGSLYSKRPDDLESLTEDKRHIGSLYSKRPADSESLTEDKRHISSLLYKRLDDGDFSVEEKRHFASLLSKKYDEPDALVEDKRHYASLLSKKFDEFPDAFEEEKRHIGSLRGKKFDESYEDLQEDKRHIGSLRGKKFDESYDDLQEDKRYLGSLRSKKFDESSDLLEEEKRHLGSLRSKKFYDSPNDLEEYKRHLGSLRSKKFDESSEYLEEDKRHLGSLRSKKFDESSDLSEDKRHLGSLRSKKFDESSDISEDKRHLGSLRSKKFDESSDLSEDKRHLGSLRSKKFDESSDISEDKRHLGSLRSKKFDESSDLSEEKRHLGSLRSKKFDESSDLSEEKRHLGSLRSKKFDESSDLSEDKRHLGSLRSKKFDESSDLSEEKRHLGSLRSKKFDESSDLSEDKRHLGSLRSKKFDESSNISEDKRHLGSLRSKKFDESSNISEDKRHLGSLRSKKFDESTDPSEDKRHIASLMSKKSDTANPNEDKRHIGSLRSKKADEQAQTSEDKRHIGSLFSKKSNDQLQTTEDKRHIGSLYTKKSGDGELNEDKRHIASLMSKKSDTSEHNDDKGHLGSLYSKKSDASSASSDATDATNVDKRHLSSLFRERSFNNWQDRFGTEKRYLAALLRNRDENLPFGKRHYSSLLKHKNSYGNILDDDEIDKRYFASTLKRSDLNEDHVDEGTHQYQVTNEEENEPNVDKRHYSSLLKNMAAPENSEVQKRYFASLLKNGNVRFGAGKRHLSSVFANREENEHTRTKRYIGALAKNNDLPYLFTRSRQNRRNAPRTPEENIAYLERLIRLEIQKGLLKKRQRQLDLLGSNDKMLVLLSNMNNNKLASYETDDSKADDYDKRNIQSLARNGDIIGWSGKRENAFDNNGGSMYIYTPVHETSIPYSVNKRFLGSLARSSWFPRQYRGDYTVEMKRKRDASAPVYPNYQEDDEEDQDIGMGNSEAFYTYAI